Part of the Pseudomonas baltica genome is shown below.
CTAGACGCAAAGGTTATAAGGTTATACCCGCTGGTTAGGGTGTCGCTGATGACCTACGCGCTCATAAACCAATATTCAGATCGGATTGGGAACATCGATAAAGATGTGCTCCAGCGCAAAGCGCCGCGCCAGATAATCCCCTAGCGCCTGCACGCCATAGCGCTCGGTGGCGTGATGACCTGCGGCGATGAAACTCACGTCGTTCTCTCGGGCACTGTGGAAAGTCTGCTCCGAGGCCTCGCCACTGATGAACAGATCGACGCCGGCCGCAATGGCTTGATCGATGTAGCCCTGGCCGCCGCCGGTGCACCAGCCTACCCGGCGGATCATGGCGCTGCCCTCGATCAGCAGCGGCTCGCGGCCCATCACTTCCTGCACCTTGCGGGCGAAATCACGGGCGCTCATCGGTTCGTCAAGCGAGCCCAGCAGCCCCACCACCCGCGAATTGCTCGGGTCCAGCGGCCCTTCCACGGTGATATCGAGCTGGCGCGCCAACTGCACGTTGTTGCCGACCTCCGGGTGCACATCCAACGGCAGGTGATAGGCCAGCAGGCTCATGTCGTTCTGCAGCAGGGTCTTCAGGCGCCGCTGCTTCATCCCGGTCACGCAGGGGTTTTCGCCTTTCCAGAAATACCCATGGTGTACCAATACAACGTCGGCGCCCGCCTCGGCTGCGGCATCCAGCAGCGCTTGGCTAGCTGTAACCCCACTGACGATACGCAGCACCTGCGAGCGGCCCTCGACCTGCAAGCCATTGGGGCAGTAATCCTGAATTTTTGCACTGGCGAGGTAGCGATCCGCCTCCTGCACCAGGGTCGTCAAGGCAATAGCCATAAAAGTCTCCATAAAGGCCGTTCGGAGCCGCTAAAGGCCTCGTATAATGGCGGCCATTATGGGGCGTCCCAAGCCATGTGGAAACGCCCGACCGCCATCTCCCGGGAATCGTTAAATGTTCAAGGCGCTACGTTTTTTTGGTTGGCCATTATTGACCGGCATCCTGATTGCGTTGCTGGTCATCCAGCGTTTCCCCGAATGGGTCGGCTTGCCGAGCCAGGACATCAATCTGCAACAGGCGCCGCAATCGGCCACCGTGGTCCAGGGCCCCGTGTCCTATGCCAGCGCCGTCACCCTTGCTGCACCTGCCGTGGCCAATCTGTACACCACCAAGGTGGTCAACAAGACCAATCATCCGCTGTTCGAAGACCCGCAGTTCCGCCGTTTTTTCGGCGACAACCTGCCCAAGCAACGGCGCTGGGAGTCGAGCCTCGGCTCGGGGGTGATCATGAGCCCGGAAGGCTACCTGCTGACCAACAACCACGTCACCGCTGGCGCCGACCAGATCGTGGTAGCGCTCAAGGATGGTCGCGAGACCTTGGCGCGCGTCATCGGCAGCGACCCGGAAACCGACCTGGCGGTCCTCAAGATCGACCTGAAGAACCTGCCATCGATCACTATCGGCAGCTCGGACAACATCCATATTGGTGATGTCGCGTTGGCCATCGGCAATCCCTTCGGCGTCGGCCAGACGGTGACCATGGGCATCATCAGCGCCACTGGCCGCAACCAGCTGGGCCTTAACACCTATGAGGACTTCATCCAGACCGACGCGGCCATCAACCCCGGCAACTCCGGCGGCGCGCTGGTGGATGCCAATGGCAATCTGACCGGCATCAATACGGCGATCTTTTCCAAGTCTGGTGGCTCCCAAGGCATCGGCTTCGCGATCCCTATCAAGCTCGCGGTCGAAGTCATGAAATCGATCATCGAGCACGGCCAGGTAATCCGCGGCTGGCTGGGCATCGAAGTGCAACCGCTGACCGAAGATCTGGCCGCGTCTTACGGCCTGAAAGACAAACCCGGCATCGTGGTGGCGGGCATTTTCGCCGGCGGCCCGGCACAGAAAGCCGGCCTGCAGTTGGGCGATGTGATCCTGAGCATCAACGGCGAGCCGGCCGGCGACGGGCGCCGCTCGATGAATCAAGTAGCGCGGACCAAACCCAACGACAAGATCGCCATTGAAGTCATGCGCAACGGTAAGCAGTTGAAGATGATGGCTGAAGTGGGCCTGCGCCCCCCACCGGCGCCGGCTGCGGTGGCGCCGGAAGAGAAGTAATCCAATAGCGCGGTTGAGGCTCATGGCCTCTTCGCGAACAAGCTTTGCTCCCACAGGCGTACGACTCAGGACGGCCCTGTGGGAGCGGGCGAAGTAAATCGATCAGAGGGCGTCGAGCAACGCCTGATTCTGTTCCGGCGTACCGATGCTGATGCGCAGGAACTGAGCGATTCGCTCTTGCTTGAAGTGCCGCACGATCACCCCTTTCTCGCGCACCTTGGCGGCGATCCCTGCGGCGTCCTGCTGCGGGTGGCGGGTGAAGATGAAGTTCGCCGCTGACGGCAATACCTCGAAGCCACGCTGTTGCAGCTCGGCCACCAAATGCTCTCGGCTGTCGATCACCGCTTTGCAGGTCTGCTGAAAATACGCTTTGTCGTTGAACGCCGCGGCGGCGCCAACGATGGCCATGCGATCCAGCGGGTAAGAATTGAAGCTGTTCTTGACCCGTTCCAGCGCCTCGATCAAATCCGGATGACCCACCGCCAGTCCGACACGCAGGCCCGCCAGCGAGCGCGACTTGGACAGCGTTTGAGTCACCAGC
Proteins encoded:
- the algW gene encoding Do family serine endopeptidase AlgW, producing the protein MFKALRFFGWPLLTGILIALLVIQRFPEWVGLPSQDINLQQAPQSATVVQGPVSYASAVTLAAPAVANLYTTKVVNKTNHPLFEDPQFRRFFGDNLPKQRRWESSLGSGVIMSPEGYLLTNNHVTAGADQIVVALKDGRETLARVIGSDPETDLAVLKIDLKNLPSITIGSSDNIHIGDVALAIGNPFGVGQTVTMGIISATGRNQLGLNTYEDFIQTDAAINPGNSGGALVDANGNLTGINTAIFSKSGGSQGIGFAIPIKLAVEVMKSIIEHGQVIRGWLGIEVQPLTEDLAASYGLKDKPGIVVAGIFAGGPAQKAGLQLGDVILSINGEPAGDGRRSMNQVARTKPNDKIAIEVMRNGKQLKMMAEVGLRPPPAPAAVAPEEK
- a CDS encoding Nif3-like dinuclear metal center hexameric protein, with the translated sequence MAIALTTLVQEADRYLASAKIQDYCPNGLQVEGRSQVLRIVSGVTASQALLDAAAEAGADVVLVHHGYFWKGENPCVTGMKQRRLKTLLQNDMSLLAYHLPLDVHPEVGNNVQLARQLDITVEGPLDPSNSRVVGLLGSLDEPMSARDFARKVQEVMGREPLLIEGSAMIRRVGWCTGGGQGYIDQAIAAGVDLFISGEASEQTFHSARENDVSFIAAGHHATERYGVQALGDYLARRFALEHIFIDVPNPI